Proteins encoded together in one Orrella marina window:
- a CDS encoding methylated-DNA--[protein]-cysteine S-methyltransferase: MSSIRPTVRLVMPSGQQGLQCASWGVALTPFGQSVAVWADAGLLALWLATDDPEPAMSFVQARHAQAMGSGDSVLTTIRDDGSARVWCDRVFGVPPERACPHATQPLDVVVSGTEFELTVWRALCEIPRGMVVTYSELASAIGRPKAARAVGSAIGRNGVAVLIPCHRVVPGSGGVGQFRWGASVKRALIDWEAA; encoded by the coding sequence ATGAGCAGTATTCGACCCACCGTTCGTCTGGTGATGCCCTCTGGACAGCAGGGCCTGCAGTGTGCGTCCTGGGGCGTTGCTCTCACACCCTTTGGCCAGTCTGTCGCTGTCTGGGCTGACGCCGGGTTGCTAGCGCTGTGGCTGGCGACCGACGACCCGGAACCAGCAATGTCATTCGTGCAGGCAAGGCACGCTCAAGCAATGGGCTCCGGCGATTCGGTCCTGACCACGATACGTGACGACGGGAGTGCTCGGGTCTGGTGTGATCGCGTGTTTGGCGTGCCTCCTGAACGCGCTTGTCCGCACGCGACGCAGCCGCTTGACGTGGTGGTGAGTGGGACTGAATTTGAATTAACAGTCTGGCGGGCGCTGTGTGAGATACCCAGAGGAATGGTCGTGACCTATAGTGAACTGGCGAGCGCCATCGGACGTCCCAAGGCCGCGAGAGCTGTGGGAAGTGCGATCGGTCGTAACGGTGTGGCTGTTTTGATTCCTTGTCACCGTGTGGTGCCGGGTTCTGGCGGAGTTGGTCAGTTTCGCTGGGGTGCGTCAGTCAAGCGTGCCTTGATTGACTGGGAGGCGGCTTGA
- a CDS encoding ZIP family metal transporter has protein sequence MSNRTASVRWPEQLRHHARSHTKSLAGLGVAIIGLIWLWSLAFGNPSELGSTAITLALLGGGAGFASTALGAAPALLMNNLNARTEDVMLGTAAGMMLAAASFSLILPGLEAGAVLTDSAIMGAGLVVVGMAAGVLLMLGLDAFTPHEHFKTGPCGPGHERCARVWLFVFAIALHNLPEGMAVGFGFSKGDITVGLPLALAISLQNLPEGLAVAMSLRSIGMRPLHALLVTAATGLLEPVGALIGVSLVGGSALAYPVGLGLAAGAMLFVVSHEVIPETHRNNHQTPATIGLMVGFAVMMVLDSILG, from the coding sequence ATGAGCAACCGTACCGCGTCAGTGCGCTGGCCCGAGCAACTTCGTCATCATGCCCGCTCTCACACCAAGTCACTCGCCGGACTCGGCGTTGCCATCATCGGACTGATCTGGCTATGGAGTCTTGCCTTTGGCAATCCATCCGAGCTAGGTTCGACAGCCATCACCCTCGCCTTGCTGGGTGGTGGTGCGGGCTTTGCCAGTACTGCGCTAGGTGCCGCCCCTGCGCTGCTGATGAACAACCTCAATGCGCGCACGGAAGATGTCATGCTCGGAACTGCAGCAGGGATGATGCTTGCTGCAGCGTCGTTCTCGCTTATCCTGCCTGGGCTCGAAGCAGGTGCTGTTCTGACTGACAGCGCTATTATGGGTGCAGGGCTGGTCGTAGTCGGCATGGCTGCAGGCGTCTTGCTGATGCTGGGACTCGATGCGTTTACACCTCACGAGCACTTCAAGACAGGCCCTTGCGGACCGGGACATGAGCGATGCGCCCGAGTCTGGCTCTTTGTCTTCGCGATTGCGCTTCACAACCTGCCAGAGGGCATGGCGGTCGGGTTTGGCTTTTCGAAAGGTGACATCACGGTTGGCCTGCCGCTGGCCCTGGCCATCTCGCTACAAAACCTGCCCGAAGGGCTCGCGGTCGCGATGTCCCTGCGCTCCATCGGAATGAGACCACTGCATGCTCTGCTAGTCACCGCCGCGACCGGATTGCTGGAACCTGTGGGAGCGTTGATTGGCGTGAGCCTGGTAGGTGGGTCAGCGCTCGCCTATCCCGTCGGATTGGGACTGGCTGCCGGGGCGATGCTGTTTGTCGTCTCACACGAAGTCATCCCTGAGACTCACCGCAACAATCACCAGACACCCGCAACAATAGGACTGATGGTCGGTTTTGCAGTCATGATGGTACTTGACAGCATACTGGGTTGA
- a CDS encoding DMT family transporter, which translates to MLDYPLHVFLAVLAAAALHATWNALVRGGSDPLLHTAAVVGWTGVFALPTLFFLPLPTPQAALVLVGSVIIHIAYYTTLAGAYRNGNLSTIYPIIRGCAPIMISLGSLVFLDETLNLTNWLGVLLISAGVLVIALRSGLENVARALKWALACSLTIAIYSIIDGYGARISGNALSFAAWLFVSESIAFWALLTALGRGKALRNYVRDRFRNTALAGIMSATGYTVVLWAMSQAPLALVSATRETSVLFAGVLGAILLKEKVRARQIVAASIILCGLIAMRL; encoded by the coding sequence TTGCTTGACTATCCTTTACACGTATTTCTGGCGGTGCTGGCAGCAGCCGCTCTGCACGCTACCTGGAATGCGCTGGTTCGGGGAGGTTCAGACCCCTTGCTGCACACTGCAGCCGTGGTCGGGTGGACCGGGGTGTTTGCGCTACCCACCTTGTTTTTTCTGCCGCTGCCGACTCCACAGGCAGCGCTGGTTCTGGTGGGATCGGTCATTATCCACATTGCCTACTACACCACGCTCGCGGGTGCTTACCGCAATGGCAATCTGAGCACGATCTACCCGATCATCCGGGGTTGTGCGCCGATCATGATTTCACTCGGTTCACTCGTGTTTCTCGACGAAACGCTGAACCTGACCAACTGGCTCGGCGTCCTGCTCATCAGTGCGGGTGTACTTGTTATTGCGCTTCGGTCCGGCCTCGAAAATGTGGCAAGAGCACTCAAATGGGCACTGGCTTGCAGCCTGACCATTGCCATTTATTCAATCATCGACGGCTATGGAGCTCGCATCTCCGGGAACGCCCTGTCGTTTGCTGCCTGGCTCTTTGTTTCAGAGTCCATTGCATTCTGGGCACTTCTGACTGCACTAGGGCGCGGCAAGGCGTTGCGCAACTACGTTAGGGATCGATTCCGCAACACAGCACTGGCCGGGATCATGTCGGCAACAGGATATACCGTCGTGCTCTGGGCGATGAGCCAGGCTCCCCTGGCACTGGTGTCCGCCACACGCGAAACCTCTGTACTGTTTGCTGGTGTGCTCGGTGCAATATTGCTTAAAGAGAAAGTGCGCGCAAGACAGATCGTTGCTGCGTCCATCATCCTGTGTGGACTGATCGCCATGCGCCTTTAG
- the mtgA gene encoding monofunctional biosynthetic peptidoglycan transglycosylase, protein MYLDDIADEDECNHVDSGQRWTDPAPRTGLMGRVWRLFGRLIGLLCLIVIVVQAYFLVQIGMFRWFDPPSSAFMRSEAVRLAQLSKGVEFRHQWVGYDNISRHAGLAVIAAEDTGFMSHPGIEWQAIERALKVNRESGEIAQGGSTITMQLAKNLFLSSDRSYVRKGQEVLLAVVMELLLDKRRILELYLNLVEFGEGVFGIEAAAEHYFKTSAEKLTARQAAWLASILPAPKRYDKNRNSNWIQRKTGIVMRRMPQVQAP, encoded by the coding sequence ATGTACCTGGATGACATTGCCGATGAAGATGAGTGCAATCATGTCGACTCGGGCCAGCGCTGGACTGACCCTGCCCCAAGGACAGGGCTGATGGGCAGAGTGTGGCGCCTGTTCGGGCGGCTCATCGGACTGCTGTGTCTGATCGTGATCGTCGTGCAGGCTTATTTTCTGGTGCAGATAGGCATGTTCCGCTGGTTTGATCCGCCTTCCAGTGCCTTTATGAGAAGCGAGGCAGTGCGACTGGCGCAACTGTCTAAGGGCGTCGAATTCCGCCATCAGTGGGTTGGGTATGACAATATTTCCAGACACGCCGGGCTGGCGGTCATCGCGGCTGAAGATACCGGATTCATGTCTCACCCTGGCATCGAGTGGCAGGCAATCGAGCGCGCCCTGAAAGTGAACCGGGAAAGTGGTGAAATCGCACAAGGCGGTTCAACCATCACCATGCAACTGGCCAAGAACCTGTTTCTGTCGTCTGACAGGAGTTATGTTCGCAAAGGACAGGAGGTGTTGCTTGCCGTCGTGATGGAGTTGCTTCTGGACAAGCGCCGGATCCTTGAGCTTTACTTGAATCTGGTCGAGTTTGGCGAAGGGGTGTTCGGGATCGAGGCGGCGGCTGAGCACTACTTCAAGACCTCGGCCGAAAAACTGACGGCAAGGCAGGCGGCATGGCTTGCCAGTATTCTGCCGGCACCCAAACGTTACGACAAGAACAGAAACTCTAACTGGATTCAGCGCAAGACCGGCATCGTGATGCGCCGCATGCCTCAGGTGCAAGCCCCTTGA
- a CDS encoding TRAP transporter small permease — protein sequence MRANNEHKGPPIPGLVWVDRASELLGRIGDVLIVLITVLLTYEVVARYVFSAPTKWTQDVSTLMQVWFTFLGMALVLRKREMIRITAILAIAPAWVRYLFEAIALIVILVFSVVAASKGYDMMQDSLRLGRRQPTMMAFPNWVGELPIVIGFALLALQSLVELIRLPFGPAPQFSVSGEQETPAAESDKSSQVSAS from the coding sequence ATGCGGGCAAACAATGAACACAAGGGACCCCCGATTCCGGGCCTCGTCTGGGTTGATCGGGCATCAGAACTGCTGGGGCGCATCGGTGATGTGCTCATCGTGCTCATCACGGTTCTGCTGACCTATGAAGTTGTTGCCCGCTATGTTTTTTCAGCGCCAACCAAATGGACCCAGGATGTTTCAACCTTGATGCAAGTCTGGTTTACATTCCTGGGTATGGCGCTTGTGCTTCGCAAGCGCGAGATGATCCGTATCACTGCCATTCTTGCGATTGCACCGGCCTGGGTCCGGTATCTGTTTGAAGCGATCGCACTGATCGTGATTCTGGTTTTTTCTGTCGTCGCGGCCAGCAAAGGCTACGACATGATGCAGGACTCCCTGCGGCTTGGGCGTCGCCAGCCCACCATGATGGCTTTTCCAAACTGGGTGGGTGAGTTGCCTATTGTCATCGGGTTTGCCTTGCTGGCATTGCAGTCGCTGGTTGAGTTGATACGACTGCCGTTTGGTCCTGCTCCGCAGTTTTCGGTCAGTGGCGAGCAGGAAACTCCTGCTGCCGAGTCTGACAAATCTTCTCAGGTGAGTGCATCGTGA
- a CDS encoding TRAP transporter large permease, with the protein MTLVYIAMALLGLLFIGVPVGFALAGLGAALIALKGLPMAMLSQNLYGSLDNFVLLSVPLFLLMSNILLKGGVGRDLFDAVQKWVGHWPGGLGVAALISCGLFSAISGSSVATAATVGTVAIPEMTRRGYGKGFTLGLLAAGGTLGILIPPSIPLIVYGVITEESIGKLFLAGVGPGLLLVLLFGIYTVIHARFSKTQQRIPKASASERRVATLRALPTVGLAMLILGGIYSGAFTPTEASAVGAAASFVLTMFFLRTLTWRTFYEAVRHSTSTTIVLFLIVVGAKIFGKAITIYQVPGMISDLVDLHLSSVDGFMVIVTIILLILGLFLESLSMLLIMVPVLFPTVMALGVDPIWFGIFFVILIEVALITPPVGLNLFVIQAISSTSLGVISRGVFPFILLMMLSVLLVYFFPQIVMWLPFAW; encoded by the coding sequence GTGACACTGGTCTATATCGCCATGGCCCTGCTGGGCTTGCTGTTTATTGGTGTTCCGGTCGGATTCGCACTTGCTGGCCTTGGTGCAGCGTTGATCGCCCTGAAGGGCCTGCCCATGGCGATGTTGTCGCAGAATCTGTATGGGTCGCTGGACAACTTTGTTCTGCTTTCAGTGCCTCTTTTCCTGCTCATGTCCAACATTTTGCTCAAGGGCGGGGTTGGGCGTGATCTGTTTGACGCTGTTCAGAAGTGGGTCGGTCACTGGCCCGGGGGACTGGGTGTGGCTGCCCTGATCTCGTGTGGACTGTTTTCTGCAATTTCCGGCAGTTCTGTCGCCACGGCAGCAACTGTCGGTACAGTTGCTATCCCGGAGATGACCAGGCGTGGCTACGGAAAAGGGTTCACGCTAGGACTGCTGGCTGCCGGAGGCACGCTTGGCATTTTGATACCACCGTCGATTCCGCTGATCGTTTACGGCGTCATCACGGAGGAAAGTATTGGCAAGCTGTTTCTGGCCGGTGTTGGCCCAGGCTTGTTGCTGGTCCTGCTCTTTGGTATTTACACGGTCATACATGCCCGTTTCAGCAAAACTCAACAACGCATTCCCAAGGCGAGCGCCTCCGAGCGCCGGGTGGCAACATTGCGTGCCTTGCCGACAGTCGGTCTGGCGATGCTGATTCTGGGCGGCATTTACAGCGGTGCATTCACGCCAACAGAAGCATCAGCCGTTGGCGCTGCGGCGTCATTTGTCCTGACCATGTTCTTTTTACGCACGCTTACATGGCGTACCTTTTATGAAGCGGTGCGTCACTCAACCTCGACGACCATTGTGTTGTTTCTGATTGTGGTGGGTGCCAAGATCTTCGGCAAGGCCATTACGATCTACCAGGTACCCGGAATGATCTCGGATCTGGTCGATCTGCACTTGTCGTCGGTTGATGGGTTCATGGTGATCGTCACGATCATCTTGCTGATTCTCGGGCTTTTTCTGGAAAGCCTGTCGATGCTGTTAATTATGGTGCCGGTCTTGTTTCCGACAGTCATGGCACTGGGTGTTGATCCAATCTGGTTCGGTATCTTCTTTGTAATCCTGATCGAAGTCGCGCTCATCACACCGCCAGTGGGGTTGAACCTCTTTGTCATTCAGGCTATCTCGAGTACATCGCTAGGTGTCATCTCCAGAGGTGTGTTCCCGTTCATCTTGCTGATGATGCTATCTGTGCTGCTGGTGTACTTTTTCCCGCAGATCGTGATGTGGTTGCCGTTTGCCTGGTGA
- a CDS encoding TRAP transporter substrate-binding protein, whose protein sequence is MKSRFMKAVSVAALATAGLMVSSQALAERTVRLSLQLPLKHQIGQNIVFFKDEVERLSNGELKLELYDSAQLYKGSEIPQAVGSGAIDMGLVLIDEYAGTIPAVGLFSVAFMFPDYDVLAKAASPDSPIRQKIDELIRQTGTRVMWWQDYGPIQLVSKTHLDMPEQVKGQKVRVLGKPSGDFVDALGGIPVKISGSEQFIAYQRGTVDIGMTGTTAIESRKLYEVMDFVTITNHAQTEFLVVINDKLFDSLSDQEKKWMSEAALAAENKIRAETKKENLDSEKFIAEKTDMKVINLTPEQVKAWQKAAEPAIDEYIKSAGPVGQELVEEVRKLY, encoded by the coding sequence ATGAAATCCCGCTTCATGAAAGCTGTTTCGGTTGCTGCGCTGGCAACAGCCGGTTTGATGGTCAGTAGCCAGGCGCTGGCTGAACGTACGGTGCGGCTGTCGTTGCAGTTGCCTCTCAAGCACCAGATCGGACAGAACATCGTGTTCTTTAAAGATGAGGTCGAGCGCCTGTCCAACGGCGAGCTCAAGCTCGAGCTCTACGATTCCGCTCAGCTCTACAAGGGCAGCGAAATTCCCCAGGCCGTCGGTTCAGGTGCCATTGATATGGGGCTGGTCCTGATTGACGAGTACGCCGGCACGATCCCGGCTGTGGGCCTGTTCTCGGTTGCGTTCATGTTTCCGGACTACGATGTCCTGGCCAAGGCTGCCAGCCCTGATAGCCCGATTCGCCAGAAAATCGACGAATTGATTCGCCAGACTGGCACCCGTGTGATGTGGTGGCAGGATTACGGCCCAATTCAGCTGGTATCCAAGACACACCTCGACATGCCCGAGCAGGTCAAGGGCCAGAAAGTTCGTGTGCTTGGCAAGCCCTCGGGTGACTTCGTCGATGCGCTCGGCGGCATTCCGGTCAAGATCAGCGGTTCGGAGCAGTTCATCGCCTACCAGCGCGGTACCGTCGATATCGGGATGACCGGCACAACGGCAATTGAGTCCCGCAAACTGTATGAAGTCATGGACTTCGTGACCATCACTAATCACGCCCAGACCGAGTTCCTGGTCGTCATCAACGACAAGTTGTTTGATTCCCTGAGCGATCAGGAGAAGAAGTGGATGAGCGAAGCTGCGCTGGCTGCCGAGAACAAGATTCGTGCCGAGACCAAGAAAGAGAACCTCGACTCGGAGAAGTTCATTGCAGAGAAGACCGACATGAAGGTCATCAACTTGACGCCTGAGCAGGTCAAGGCATGGCAGAAGGCTGCCGAGCCAGCAATCGATGAGTACATCAAGTCTGCCGGTCCTGTTGGTCAGGAACTTGTTGAAGAAGTTCGCAAACTTTACTGA